The Desulfovibrio sp. X2 genome segment CGAATTCGGGCGCGGGCTTCAGCGCCTGGGCCGTGATCTTGCTCAACGTGCGCTCCTGTTCTCTCGGCTAGAAGGGGATGCCCTTCAGGATGTTGATCTTGTCGAAGGCGCTTTCGTATTCCTGCTGGTCCAGGACGCCGTCGTGGTTCGTGTCCATGGCCTTGAAGGTCTCGGGCGGGATGCGGTTCGAGGCGGCCTCGGAGGCCGAGACGGTGCCGTCCTTGTCCAGGTCGAGGGTCGAGAAGGGACGGGCGAAGTCGGCGGCCACGGCCTGGCGGCAGACGATGTGCGTGCGGTCCAGGTCGTAGTCCACGGCCAGGGTCTCGCCCGGGGAGAGGTAGATCTTGCGGCAGGTGGTGCCGGACCACTCGTCCGGCGTCCTGGGATCGAGACGCACCACCTTGACCTTGGCCGTGCCGTCGGACTTGTCGAAGCAGAGCTTCTGGGCCGCCGGGCAGGTGAAGGCGTCGATGGTGCGCGGCGCGACCTCGAGGAAGGTCAGGGTGCCGGTCTTGCTCTCCACGCGCACGGTCTCCCCGGTCAGGTTGACCACGGCGAAGGACGGCTCGACAGCCGCGGCGGCCTTGGGCGCGGGCTTGGCCTTGGCCGCGAGGGCGCCGTGGGGAAGGCCGAGGCAGAGCGCGGCCGCGAAAAGGGGCAGAAGGGCCAGGGTGACGGGCAGGGAGGCGTGTCGCATGGGCGTCTCCATAGGGTTCCGCAGGGTGCTTCGGATGCGCGCCGGATGCGCACCGGATGCGTACCGGATGCGTGG includes the following:
- a CDS encoding EF-Hand domain protein — translated: MRHASLPVTLALLPLFAAALCLGLPHGALAAKAKPAPKAAAAVEPSFAVVNLTGETVRVESKTGTLTFLEVAPRTIDAFTCPAAQKLCFDKSDGTAKVKVVRLDPRTPDEWSGTTCRKIYLSPGETLAVDYDLDRTHIVCRQAVAADFARPFSTLDLDKDGTVSASEAASNRIPPETFKAMDTNHDGVLDQQEYESAFDKINILKGIPF